The bacterium genome includes a region encoding these proteins:
- a CDS encoding PAS domain S-box protein, with amino-acid sequence MGSSGAVATTVVPANGPRGGAAANLVYRWGINNPCPRPPRRAKLRAHHLPGAPMKRLVLRTVLGALLAIALFTGVVFVYILPAFDRVIMDQKRLMIRELTESAWNILARCHADEEVGALTRAEAQAAAVSQVRGLHYGQGSKDYFWIIDEHPRMIVHPYRPDLEGSDLREFADPRGKRLFVEMARVVADQGAGYVSYRWQWKDDSRRIVPKLSYVKGFAPWGWIIGTGVYLEDVAAERAALVERLQTVSLAILLAVAGLLVVLLRAGFQAERARQQLAAALHLSEEKHRTLVESAGESILMAIEGERLFGNPSLLRQLGYDEAAFAGLDVGDVVLPTAAERAAGRRIWQDVAAGAPAPAPYEAELRRADGATLRVNLSLSRIEVQGQAGFMAVAARAAAARDVEPADAGSAGELGAANRRRSLMAALMLTHGTPAGEVMRLLSNQAEAVTRRSLALAEAELGPAPGTWEFLLMGSVGRGEVSLLTDQDHAIIHDDAPGLADYCLRLGARVAEILAGAGYERCRGGIMAGEPGCCHGPEAWRATFSRWIHTLEAEDLLHAKVFFDFRALAHGEAALRLARDLREHLHGDIAVQPRFCHLLARSILTCEPPLSPFGSFVLETLDGRRATFDVKGVLAQIVDIARLRALQHGVREVGTVARLEALVAAGALKPATAETTIAAFRFLQDLRLRHQAAQVLAQVEPDNRLEPATLAPAEQAELKRVLGHVKALQAAVDHDFAGA; translated from the coding sequence ATGGGATCCTCCGGGGCGGTTGCGACGACGGTCGTGCCGGCAAACGGGCCGCGGGGCGGCGCCGCGGCAAACCTAGTCTATCGTTGGGGGATTAACAACCCTTGTCCCCGCCCCCCGCGCCGGGCTAAGCTGCGGGCGCACCACCTTCCGGGGGCCCCGATGAAGCGTCTGGTCCTCAGGACCGTCCTGGGGGCCCTGCTGGCGATCGCCCTGTTCACGGGGGTGGTTTTCGTCTACATCCTGCCCGCCTTCGACCGGGTCATCATGGATCAGAAACGCCTGATGATCCGCGAATTGACCGAATCGGCCTGGAACATCCTGGCCCGCTGCCACGCCGACGAAGAGGTCGGCGCGCTGACCCGCGCCGAGGCCCAGGCCGCCGCCGTCTCCCAGGTGCGCGGCCTGCACTACGGCCAGGGCAGCAAGGACTATTTCTGGATCATCGACGAGCACCCGCGGATGATCGTCCATCCCTACCGCCCCGACCTCGAGGGCAGCGACCTGCGCGAATTCGCCGACCCGCGCGGCAAGCGCCTGTTCGTCGAGATGGCCCGCGTGGTCGCCGACCAGGGCGCCGGCTACGTCAGCTACCGCTGGCAGTGGAAGGACGACAGCCGCCGCATCGTGCCGAAGCTCTCCTACGTCAAGGGCTTCGCGCCGTGGGGCTGGATCATCGGCACCGGCGTCTACCTCGAGGACGTGGCGGCCGAGCGCGCGGCCCTGGTCGAGCGCCTGCAGACCGTCTCGCTGGCGATCCTGCTGGCGGTCGCGGGACTGCTGGTGGTCCTGCTGCGCGCGGGGTTCCAGGCCGAGCGCGCGCGCCAGCAACTGGCGGCGGCGCTGCACCTGTCCGAGGAGAAGCACCGCACGCTGGTCGAGTCGGCCGGCGAGTCGATCCTCATGGCGATCGAGGGCGAGCGCCTCTTCGGCAACCCGAGCCTGCTGCGCCAGCTCGGCTACGACGAGGCCGCCTTCGCGGGACTTGACGTGGGCGACGTCGTCCTGCCCACGGCCGCCGAACGCGCGGCCGGGCGCCGAATCTGGCAGGACGTCGCGGCGGGCGCGCCGGCGCCCGCGCCCTACGAGGCGGAGCTGCGCCGCGCCGACGGCGCGACGCTGCGCGTGAACCTCTCGCTCTCGCGCATCGAGGTCCAGGGCCAGGCCGGATTCATGGCCGTGGCCGCGCGCGCCGCGGCGGCCCGCGACGTCGAGCCGGCCGACGCCGGCTCGGCCGGGGAACTGGGAGCGGCCAACCGGCGCCGGTCGCTGATGGCCGCGCTCATGCTCACCCATGGAACGCCGGCCGGCGAGGTGATGCGGCTGCTGTCCAACCAGGCCGAGGCCGTGACGCGCCGCAGCCTCGCCCTGGCCGAGGCCGAGCTGGGCCCCGCGCCCGGGACCTGGGAGTTCCTGCTGATGGGCAGCGTCGGCCGCGGCGAGGTGAGCCTGCTGACCGACCAGGATCACGCGATCATCCACGACGACGCGCCGGGCCTGGCCGACTACTGTCTGCGCCTGGGCGCGCGCGTGGCGGAGATCCTCGCGGGCGCCGGCTACGAGCGCTGCCGTGGCGGCATCATGGCCGGCGAGCCGGGCTGCTGCCACGGGCCGGAGGCCTGGCGCGCGACGTTCTCGCGCTGGATCCACACGCTGGAGGCCGAGGATCTCCTGCACGCCAAGGTCTTCTTCGATTTCCGCGCCCTGGCGCACGGCGAGGCGGCGCTGCGCCTGGCGCGCGACCTGCGCGAACACCTGCACGGCGACATCGCCGTTCAGCCCCGCTTCTGCCACCTGCTGGCGCGCAGCATCCTGACCTGCGAGCCGCCGCTGTCGCCCTTCGGCTCCTTCGTGCTCGAGACGCTCGACGGCCGGCGCGCGACCTTCGACGTCAAGGGCGTCCTGGCGCAGATCGTGGACATCGCGCGGCTGCGCGCGCTCCAGCATGGTGTCCGCGAGGTGGGCACCGTGGCGCGGCTGGAGGCTCTGGTCGCCGCCGGCGCCCTCAAGCCGGCCACCGCCGAGACCACGATCGCGGCGTTCCGCTTCCTGCAGGACCTGCGCCTGCGGCACCAGGCCGCGCAGGTGCTGGCGCAGGTCGAACCGGACAACCGCCTCGAGCCCGCCACCCTGGCGCCCGCCGAGCAGGCCGAACTCAAGCGCGTCCTCGGGCACGTCAAGGCGCTGCAGGCGGCCGTCGACCACGATTTCGCGGGGGCGTAG